A window of the Ferrimicrobium acidiphilum DSM 19497 genome harbors these coding sequences:
- a CDS encoding zinc ribbon domain-containing protein: MTVPIWPITSDALNDLSIPGRSWCRITADFRRSIKTVNAAYSSQTCPDPTCGYVHSDNRHGDMFHCRNPYWDCNWQGDVDHVAAMNLLNRIKDHQINRFTPFGEVKKILEERFLRANGKPEYPIGYQG, translated from the coding sequence ATGACGGTCCCAATCTGGCCAATCACCTCAGATGCGCTCAACGACTTATCGATTCCTGGTCGATCTTGGTGCCGGATTACCGCTGATTTCCGAAGATCCATTAAAACGGTCAACGCGGCCTACAGCAGCCAAACATGTCCCGATCCAACGTGTGGGTATGTCCATAGTGACAACCGACACGGGGACATGTTTCACTGTCGCAATCCCTATTGGGATTGCAACTGGCAGGGTGATGTAGATCACGTAGCTGCCATGAACCTACTCAACAGGATCAAAGATCACCAGATCAACCGGTTCACTCCCTTTGGGGAAGTGAAGAAGATCCTAGAGGAGAGGTTCCTACGCGCAAATGGAAAGCCGGAATATCCAATTGGATACCAAGGCTAG